Within the Pseudomonas mendocina genome, the region GAGCCTGACATCGGCTCGACGATCACCGCAGCGATGTTGGAGGCGTCGTGCAGCTCGATCAGCTTGAGCAGTTCGTTGGCCAGCTCCACGCCGCCAGTTTCGGCCATGCCCTTGGTGAAGGCCATGCCCGGCTGCAGGGTGTGCGGCAGGTGATCGGCATCCATCAGTTGGCCATACATCTTGCGGTTGCCGCCGATGCCACCGAGGGCGGTGCCGGCGATATTGACGCCGTGGTAGCCACGGGCACGGCCGATGAAGCGGGTCTTGGAAGCCTGGCCTTTCAGGCGCCAATAGGCCTTGGCCATCTTCACCGCAGTGTCGGCGCACTCGGAGCCGGAGCCGGTGAAGAATACATGGTTGAGATCACCTGGCATCAGGTCGGCAACCTGCTCGGCCAGCTTGAACGACAGCGCATGGCCGAACTGGAAACCCGGCGAGTAGTCGAGGGTACCGAGCTGCTTGGCCACGGCTTCCTGGATTTCCTTGCGCGAGTGGCCGGCGCCGCAAGTCCACAGGCCGGACAGGCTGTCGTAGACCTTGCGACCCTGGTCGTCGACCAGCCAGCTACCCTCGGCACCGACGATCAGTCGCGGGTCACGCTGGAAGTTGCGGTTGGCGGAGAACGGCATCCAGTGCGCATCCAGCTTGAGCTGGCTGGCCAGGGACGGGGTTGCGGTCTGCGGCATGTTCATCGGGGTGGCCTCGGCAGTGGCGGCGTGATCGGGAGCAATGTGGGAGGGGCTTTGGCCGCGACTGTCGCCGCTGAAGCGCCTCCCACAGATACAGCGTCTGTTGCCAGCAAAGGTGCCACGGGCATAGAGTCAGTAAAACAATACTCTTCTTATCTTCAGTTCAAGGCCTACTAAACAAATGAGCAGCCGCCGTCCCGATCCGCTGGCCCAGGTCAGCGACTTTGAAATCCGCCTGCTCAAACTGTTTCGCAGCGTGGTGGAATGTGGCGGTTTTTCTGCGGCGGAAAGCGCCCTGGGCATCGGTCGCTCGGCCATCAGCCAGCAGATGAGCGACCTGGAGCAACGCCTCGGCCTGCGTCTGTGCCAGCGCGGGCGCGCCGGCTTCGCCCTGACCGAGGAAGGTCGCGAGGTGTACCAGAGCACCCTGCAACTGCTGGCGGCGCTGGAGAGCTTTCGCACCGAGGTCAACGGCCTGCACCAGCACCTGCGCGGCGAACTGAACATCGGCCTGACCGACAACCTGGTGACCATCCCGCACATGCGCATCACCAATGCTCTGGCGCGCCTCAAGGTGCAGGGGCCGGACGTGCGCATCAACATCCGCATGACGCCGCCGTCGGAGGTGGAACAGGGTGTGCTCGATGGCCGCCTGCATATCGGCGTGGTACCGCAGGTCGGTGCCCTCTCCGGCCTGGAGTATCAGCCTCTGTACGACGAGCGCTCGCTGCTCTACTGCGCCGTCGGCCACCCGCTGTTCTATGTCGATGACCAACAGCTTGAAGACGAAAGACTCAACGCGCAGGAAGCCATCGCCCCGACCTTTCGCCTGCCGCCGGAAGTACAGAACCACTACCAGGTACTGAACTGCACGGCCAGCGCCTCGGATCGCGAAGGCATGGCCTTCCTTATTCTCACCGGCCGCTACATCGGCTATCTGCCCGACCACTATGCCCAGGCCTGGGTACAGCAGGGCCGCCTGCGCGCGCTCAAGGCCAGCAGCCGCTTCTACGACATCAACCTGGCTGCGGTCACGCGCAAGGGACGTCGCGCGCACCTGGTGCTGGAGAGCTTTCTGGAAGCCCTGGCCGAAGCCTGAATCGCGCACCATGGAAGCGCACGGGCACCATGATCGGGCATGACGTTTTGCTCGGGCGCAACGTCATGCCCTGGGGCCCGGTGTAGCGATGCGACATGAAGCGCAACGTCATGCGCCTTGCCGTCAGCACCACGTCGCCATATAAATGACGGCAAGTTTCTTGCTGGCAAATAGCCAGAAAGGCTTGCACCGCCGCCATTCTCCGCTGCCCTGGCCGTCTGCCTGGTTGTCGCTCCCCCTGGTTCTAGAGGCTCACGATGTTCTTCTTCAATCCGGTTCTAACCTTGATGAACCGCGCACGTTATGCCCACAAATTCCTGCTGATCTTCGCCGTGTTCATGCTGCCCTACTGCTGGCTGTCGGTAAGCAAGCTGCTCGACGTCAATGCCACGCTGGAGCAGTCGCAGCATGAGCTAGAGGGCCTGCAGACCCTCGAACAGTATCTGCCGGTGTATCGCCAGGCCCTGGAGCAGGCCGGCATGCACGTGATCGGCTACGCGCGCAACAAGGATGACGCCAGGCAGGAGATCGAGCGTCGCAGCCAGGCTTTCGTCGGCGCTATCGCGAACCTGAATGCCAGCCTCGAGCAAGGCTCGTTCGCCGACATGAAACTGGCCGAAAGCGACCCCGGGTTCAACGCCGACAAGAAACTCTCGGTGCAGGGCCTCAGCTCGCAGATGATCGAGCACGTCGCCTCGGTGCACGACCTGGGCGCCAACATGCGCGAGATCGCCGCCATGTCCAAGTTGAGCCAGGACAGCAACCCGCGCATCTACCGCAACATCGACCTGCTGCTCAATCAACTGCTGCCGCTGTACGAAGTGCTGACCCAGACCCGCACCTATGCCGGCTACATGACCGCCTACGGCTTCCTCGAATCCTCGTCGCGTTCGGCCATCACCAACCAGCTCAGCACCCTGCAACGCTACGCCGGCGGCATCGAGGCCAAGGGCAACGCCGAGGCCCAGCAGTTGATGACGAGCGCCGCGCGTGATGCCGCCGAGCAATACAAGCGCGAAATCGTCGATACCTATACCCAGAGCGGCTACTTCGACCAGAACGCAGTGGAACACTGGCTGCAGCGCTACGAATCCTATGCGCCGCAGGCAGCCGAGCTGGACAAGGCCGCGAGCCTGCTGCTGGAGGAAACTGCCGGACTGCTGCAGGCTCGCACCGACGCCAACCTGCGCGAGCTGATGCTGTGGGCCGGTGCATTGCTGGTGGTGATCGCCCTGCTGGTGTACCTGTTCATCGGTTTCTACCTCTCGGTACGGGGCGCCATTCGCGACCTCACCAGCGCCACCCGGCGCATGGCCGAAGGTGACTTGCGCCAGCGCGTGCAGACCGCCGCGCGTGACGAACTGGGCGACCTGGCCCAGGACTTCAACGAAATGCAGACGCGTATGAGCGAACTGATCGCCCAGGTCGCACGTTTCTCCGAAACCACCCTGGACAAGGCGCAGAGCGTCAGCGACAGCGCCTCCACCAGCCAGCGCAGCGTCGAGCGTCAGGCCAATGAACTGGAGCTGATCGCCACCTCGATGAGCGAGCTGGTCAGCAACGTCCAGGAGGTCAGCCAGAACTCCCACGTGACTGCCGACAAGGCCAATACCGCGGGCGAGAAATGCCGTGAAGGCCGCGTGCAGGTTGATCACGCCGTGTCGCGCATCAATCAGCTGTTCAGCGAGATGGACGACTCCATCGGCGCCATCACCTCGGTAGAAAAGGAAAGCGAAGAGATCGCCAAGGCCGTCGACCTGATCAAGAGCGTCGCCGAACAGACCAACCTGCTCGCGCTCAACGCCGCCATCGAGGCCGCCCGTGCCGGCGAACAGGGCCGCGGTTTCGCCGTGGTCGCCGACGAAGTGCGCAGCCTGGCCATTCGCTCGCACGAACTGACCGGCGAAATCGACCAGACCATCGGTCGCCTGCGCCAGCAGGTCGGCAGTGCGGTGAAGACCATTCGTGGCAGCCACCAGAGCGCGGCGCAGAGCGTCGAGCAGATCACCCTGACGGCAAATATCTTCGAGCAGATCACCGGCAGCATGGATCAGATCATCGACCACAACATCCAGATCGCCTCAGCCGCCGAGCAGCAGGCGGCGGTGGTTCAGGGCGTCGAGCAGAACACCCTAGAGATCAAGAGTCTCAGTGACAGCAACGCCCACGAAGCGCAAAGCACGGTGAACGTCAGCGACGAGCTGACTGGCATGACTCGCGACCTGCACGGCCTGATCGCCAACTTCAAGGTGTGACGGGTACAGCCGTGGGCCACCCCTGCCCCACGGCAGCCAACGCAAGGTGACGCGCCCGACGTAAACGGGCTTTTTCACGCCGTGACGCTTGTCACCCAGCCAAGGCTGGGGTATCTGTGCAATCGCTCGGCTCCCTGATCAGTTCGGAATCACCCCATGACCTTCGAAGTCCCCGCCCACAGCGCCACCGGCAAACCCGCCGGGCGCATTCGCCAGAAGAACGAAGAAGCCATCATCAAGGCTGCCGAAGAAGAGTTCGCCCGGCACGGCTTCAAGGGCACCAGCATGAACACCATCGCGCAGAACGTCGGCCTGCCCAAGGCCAACCTGCATTACTACTTCAACAACAAGCTGGGGCTGTACCTGGCGGTGCTGAGCAACATCCTCGAACTGTGGGACAGCACCTTCAACAACCTCAGCGTCGAGGATGATCCGGCCGAGACGCTGGAGCGCTACATCCGCGCCAAGATGGAGTTCTCCCGGCGCCAGCCGAAGGCCTCGCGCATCTTCGCCATGGAAGTGATCAGCGGCGGCGACTGCCTGTCGCAATACTTCAACCAGAACTATCTGGACTGGTTCCGTGGTCGTGCCGCAGTGTTCGAAGGCTGGATCGCCGCCGGCAAGATGGACCCGGTCGATCCGATCCACCTGATTTTCCTGCTGTGGAGCAGCACCCAGCACTACGCCGACTTCGCCTCGCAGATCTGCCGCGTGAAGCAGTGCTCGCGCCTGACCAAGCAGGACTTCGAGGAAGCTGCCGACCAACTGGTACAGATCATTCTCAAGGGCTGCGGCCTGACACCCGCTGCCAAAGCCTGATGGCCTTCACCCTGCTCGGACCTTGCGAATACCGCGAGGAGATTCGCAAGAGCCGCTTCATCGCACTCGCCGCGCCGGTTGCCAGCGCGGCGGACGCACAGGCCTTCATCGACAGCCACAGTGACCTGGCCGCCTCGCACAACTGCTGGGCGTGGAAAGTCGGCAACCAGTACCGTTTCAACGACGACGGCGAGCCGGGCGGCACCGCTGGCAGGCCGATACTCGCCGCCATCGAGGGGCAGGATTGCGATCAGGTCGTGGTACTGGTGATCCGCTGGTACGGCGGCATTCAGCTCGGCACCGGCGGGCTGGCCCGCGCCTACGGCGGCAGCGCAGCGAAATGCCTGCAAGCTGGCGAGCGCCGTGAGCTGGTGGTGCGCCAATCCTTCACCTGTCATTTGCAGTTCGCCGAACTGCCCCTGTTCAAGGCACGCCTGAACGAGTTCGACAGCCTGATCGAGAGCGAGAATTACGACGCCACCGGCGCACGCCTGCAACTGGCCGTGGCGCCAGCCGAACATGCGGCGCTGGAACGCTTGCTGGGCGATATCAGCCGTGGCCGCGAGAGCCTGCAAGCGCCATGAAGCGAACGACCGCTGCACTGCTGCCGCTGCTATGGCTGGCCCTGCCGGCCCAGGCCGAAATACAGGAGCAGTTGCAGGAGCAGTACTACGACCTGCATGTAACGTCCGGCGAGTCCCTCAGCCGCGCCATCGACCAGGCCTCGCCGATTCGCCAGAACGGCCAGATCTACCACGCCTACACCCGTTGGCAGGTGCAATGGAATTTCTGGTGGCGCGAGCAACGCGACGGTCGCTGCCAGATCGACCTCACCCGCACCCAGCTGAACGCCACCGTCACCCTGCCCCGCCTGGGCGGTGGCGACGCGCAGCAGCGCCAGCGTTTCGAACAGTACCTGAATGCACTGCGCGAGCATGAGCTGGGCCATTACCGCATCGGCCAGGCTGCCGCCGCCGAGATCGACGCCGCCCTGCTGCAAACGCCCGAATACCCCAGTTGCGCCGAGCTGCAACAGCAGGCCAACCAGCGCGCCAATGCCATCCTGCAGCGACGCGGCAGTACGACCAGCAGACCGGCCATGGCCGTAGCCAGGGCGCCTGGTTGACGGAATAAGTGCGCTATCCTGACTCACCGTTCTCATCTCTCATGGAGCCTGACATGACTGCCTCCCGATCCATCCTGATCATCGGTGCCTCGCGCGGCCTCGGCCTTGGTCTGGCCGGTGAATTCGCTGCCCAGGGCTGGGCCGTGACCGCTACCGTGCGCAGCGCTGCGCAACAAGCGCCGCTGCAGGCACTGCCCGGCGTACGTGTCGAGCAACTGGAGATGACCGATCCAGACAGCCTCGAACAGTTGGCCAAGCGCCTGAGCGGCCAGCAGTTCGACGTCATCTTCGTCAACGCTGGCGTTGCCGGTCCCGACCACCACAGCACTGCCCAGGCCAGCGCCGAGGAAATGGGTCAGCTGTTTCTGACCAACGCCGTCGCCCCGCTACGCGTGGCCGAGCGCCTGCTGCCGAACCTGGCCGCCGGGCACGGGCTGATCGTATTCATGAGTTCGATCCTCGGCAGCATCGAGACCGGCGCCGGCCTGGGCATGCCGCTGTATGGCGCCAGCAAGGCCGCGCTCAACCACCTCGCGCAGTGCTTCGTACGTACTCAGGACAACCCAAAGCTCGGCGTGCTGCTCATGCACCCGGGCTGGGTACGCACCGACATGGGCGGCGCCGACGCGCCGCTGGATATCGACAGCAGTTGCAAGGGCATGGTCCGACAGGTCAGCGCCGCCGTCGGCCAACCCGGCCTGCGCTATCTCGACTTCGAGGGCAATGCGCTGCCCTGGTAAGCCTCAGCGCTGGATATCGGCCTGCCACCAGGCAGGCCGTGCAATTGTGTTGGAGAAGAATAACGATGGAAGTAAACATCGGTAATGACCCAGCGTTGATCCGCCTGGCTCAAGGTATCCGCTATCAGGTCTTCACATGTGAACAACGGATTCCTGCGGAGCTGGACCTCGATGGACTGGATGAAGAGTCCTACCATGCGCTGGCGATAGAACAGGGTGAGCCAATTGCCATGGCCCGCCTAACGCTGAAAGAGGACGGGTCTTCTACCATCGCCAGGGTGGCGGTCAGTGAGGCTTATCGGAGCGCAGGAGTTGCTTCGGCCGTTGTCCAGGCATTGATGCAGCATGCGCAAGAGATAGGCGCCACCTCCATTGAGCTTCATGCGCACAGCCACCTGAAAGGCTATTACGAAAAATTCGGGTTTGAGTTCATCAAGGAAGTTGAAATCGTCGGCGAACATCAGCTCATTGAAATGCGACGCCAACTCGCACGCACATAGCGGCTAAGGCGATAGCTCCCAGGCACCAGCGTGAGGGCAAGAGCGCGACGCTCTGCGTCGCTACAGTGCCAGATGCGCCGGCGCGCTCAACCAGCGCGCCACGATATTCGTATAATCAGCGCCCTAAACACTCGCAGGATGCGAGCCTCCCACAGCCATTATCCGGGACCAGGTCAATGGACAACCTGTATCAGCCGCCCAAAGCCGAACTGCTGGACGAACAATCGCCCTCCCGTAACGCCTTCTTCGTCACCTCAGAGAAAAAACTCTATCTGCTGAATTTCGCCACCTTCGGCCTGTACTCCCTCTACTGGTTCTACAAGCAGTGGGATAGTCAGCGCGCCACGATGCTGCCGAAACACATCATGCCGGCGGCACGTTCACTCTTTCAGATTTTCTACACCCACTCGCTGTGCCGCCTGATCAGCGAGCGCCAGCAGCGCCAGGGGCTGGGATCATGGGATTATTCGGGCACCGCCTGGCTCTATGTCCTGTTGCTCTTCGTCAGCAATGGCCTGTCACGGGTGGATATCCAGAACGGCGCTCTCGACCTGCTGCTATTGCTCGGCTGCGTAATGGCGCCAGCCCTTCCTCTGGCGCAGATCCAGCGACAGGCCAACCAGGCCAGCGGTGATGAGGATGGGCAGAGCAATGCACGGATCAGCGGCCAGAACCTGCTGTTCATCATTCCCTGTGCCTTGCTGTGGATGCTGGCTGTGGTGGGCATCTTTATCTGACGCTCGAATACAGACGTTGCACGGCCAAGATATAAGGATTGGTTGACACCAGTGCCCCATCATCACCACACACGCTGGGCATCACGGCGCTTAATCCAGGCGACCTGCCACCGGGAGGTCGCCTGGCTGGGGTGTCGCGCACCACACAAGGCTTTAGCGCTGCGAATCGCGGCTGAAGCCGCTCCTACACGAGTGCGCCCATAACGTAGTAGCCGCACGTACAAATACGGTGCATCTACCACTTCGCACGCAGGAGCGCGCACCAATGGTGGGCACCCCAAAACTCGTGGCCGAGGGCGAGCCTCGTGCCAGCGCATTTTCTGACTCCATGGCCAGGTTTTTGCTTTAGCCCCGCTCAGTTATCTCCATGAGCGCTTTCCATGTCTGCCTCACCCGATTCCCCACGCTTGCAACTGACCGCCATCAGCAAGCAGTACCCCGGCTGCCTGGCCAACGACCGTATCGACCTGACCATCGCCCCAGGCGAGATCCGCGCCCTGCTCGGCGAGAACGGCGCCGGCAAGAGCACGCTGATGAAGATCATCTACGGCGTCACTCAACCCACTAGCGGCGAGATTCAATGGCAGGGTGAGCGGCTGACGATGCGCGACCCGGCCATGGCGCGCCGGCTGGGCATCGGCATGGTGTTCCAGCATTTCTCGCTGTTCGAGACGCTGACCGTCGCCGAGAACATCGCCCTGGCCATGGGGGCGGAGGCCGGCACGCCGAAGCAGCTGGAGCCGAAGATTCGCGAGGTGTCGCAGCGCTATGGCATGGCGCTGGAGCCGACGCGCCTGGTGCACAGCCTGTCCATCGGCGAACGTCAGCGAGTGGAGATCGTGCGCTGCCTGATGCAGGACATCAAACTGCTGATCCTCGACGAGCCCACCTCGGTGCTCACCCCGCAGGAGGCCGACGAGCTGTTCGTCACCCTGCGCCGTTTGGCCGCCGAGGGCTGCAGCATCCTCTTCATCAGCCACAAGCTCGGCGAAGTGCGCGCGCTGTGCCAGAGCGCCACGGTGCTGCGCGGCGGGCGGGTGTCCGGCCATTGCGTACCGGCCGAATGCAGCGACCTGGAGCTGGCGCGGCTGATGGTCGGCGACGCCGAGGGGCTGGAAAGCAGTTACCCGAAAGTCAGCGGGGGCCTGCCACGGCTGCGCGTCGATGACCTCAGTTGGCACAACCCCGATCCCTTCGGCTGCTCGCTGGAACGCATTCGCCTGGAGGTGCGTAGCGGCGAGATCGTCGGTATCGCCGGGGTGTCTGGCAATGGCCAGGACGAGCTGCTCGCCCTGCTCAGCGGCGAAACCCGCCTGCCGCGTGGCGAGCGTGAGCGGGTCAGCCTGGATGCCGCAGCGGTAGCCAATCTGCACCCGGATGCGCGGCGCGGGCTGGGCCTGGCCTTCGTCCCCGCCGAGCGCCTCGGCCATGGTGCGGTGCCGGAGATGAGCCTGGTGGACAACGCTCTGCTCACTGCCTTCGGTCAGGGCTTGGTCAAGGGTGGCCTGGTGCAGCGCGGCAAGGTGCGCGCGCTGGCCGAGCAGATCATCCAGCGCTTCGCGGTAAAGACGCCGGATGCCGACACGGCGGCGCGCAGCCTGTCCGGCGGCAACCTGCAGAAGTTCATCCTTGGCCGCGAGATTCTGCAGAACCCGAAACTGCTGGTGGCCGCGCACCCGACCTGGGGCGTGGACGTTGGCGCCGCTGCGGCCATCCACCGTGCGCTGATCGCCCTGCGCGATGCCGGCGCAGCGATCCTGGTGATCTCCGAAGACCTCGACGAGCTGTTCCAGATCAGCGACCGCATCGGCGCGCTGTGCAGCGGGCGGCTGTCGCCGCTGGCCACGACGGCGCAAGTGTCCACCGTGGAAGTCGGCCGCTGGATGGCCGGTGAATTCGATCAACCCGCCGCCGCTGCGGCCTGCTGACGGAGCCGTCATGTTGTTATCCCTGGAACCGCGCGGCCAGGAGTCGCGCCCCATGCTCTGGCTGTCGCCGCTGTTGGCCGCCGTGCTGACGCTGCTCAGCGGCATGCTGCTATTCACCCTGCTCGGTCATGCCCCGCTGGAAACCCTGCACACCCTGCTCATCGCCCCGGTCAGCGACTGGTACGGCGTGTCCGAACTGCTGGTCAAGGCGCTGCCGATTCTGCTCTGCGCCCTCGGCCTGACGGTGGCCTACCAGGCGCGCATCTGGAACATCGGCGCCGAAGGCCAGTTGCTGATCGGCGCCCTGGCCGGCAGCGCCATGGCCCTGCAACTGATCGACTGGGACAGTCGCTGGGCGCTGGCCTGGGTAGTGCTCGCCGGCACCTGTGCGGGCGCGGCCTGGGCCGGGCTGACCGCCTGGCTGCGCACGCAGTTCAACGCCAACGAAATCCTCACCAGCATCATGCTCAACTACATCGCGCTGAACCTGCTGCTGTTCTTCGTGCATGGGCCGCTGAAAGACCCGGCCGGTTTCAACTTTCCCGAATCGGCGATGTTCGGCGATGCCAGCCGCCTGCCGCTGGTCAGCGAGGACGGGCGCCTGCACGGCGGCCTGTACCTGGCGCTGCTGGCACTGGTGGCGGTGTGGGTGCTGCTGCACAAGAGCTTTCTCGGCTTCCAGATCAAGGTGCTGGGCCTGGACAGCCGAGCCGCTGGTTTCGTCGGCTTTCGCGAGAAGCGCCTGGTGTGGTTCGCCCTGCTGGTCAGCGGCGCGCTGGCCGGCATGGCCGGCGTCGGCGAAGTGGCCGGGCCGATTGGCCAACTGGTACCGCAGGTCTCGCCGGGCTACGGCTATGCGGCGATCACCGTGGCCTTTCTCGGCCGTCTCAATCCGCTCGGCATTCTGTTTGCCAGCCTGTTGATGGCGCTGCTGTACCTGGGCGGCGAGAACGCGCAGATGAACCTCAATCTGCCGCAGGCGATCACCCAGCTGTTTCAGGGAATGATGCTGTTCTACCTGCTGGCCTGTGACGTGCTGATCCTCTACCGGCCACGGCTGAAGTGGAAATGGACACGTCGCGAAACGCTTGCCGAAGCCACCACTTGAACGCCAAGGAATCCCCATGGATCTCGATCTGTTGACCAATATTTTCTACGCCATGGTGCGCACCGGCACACCGCTGCTGCTGGTGGCCCTGGGCGAGTTGGTGTGCGAGAAGAGCGGCGTGCTCAACCTCGGCCAGGAAGGCATGATGCTGTTCGGTGCGGTGATCGGTTTTATCGTCGCCTTCAGCACCGGCAGCCTGTGGCTGGGCGTGCTGCTGGCGATTGCCGCCGGCATGCTGCTGTCGATGCTGTTCGCCGCTGTGGCGCTGGGCTTCAACGCCAGCCAGGTAGCCACCGGCCTGGCCCTGACCATCTTTGGCGTGGGTCTTTCCACCTTCGTCGGCGCAGCCTGGGTTGGCAAGCCGCTGAGCGGTTTCGAGCCCATCGTCATCCCGCTGCTGTCCGACATCCCGCTGATCGGGCGCATGCTGTTCGCCCAGGACGTGCTGATCTATCTGTCCTTCGCCCTCTTTGCGCTGGTGGCCTGGGTGCTGCTGAAAAGCCGTGTCGGCCTGGTCATCCAGGCCGTCGGCGAGAACCCGGACGCTGCAAGTGCCATGGGCCTGCCGGTGCTGCGCGTGCGTACCCTGGCGGTGCTGTTCGGCGGCGCAATGGCTGGTCTAGCAGGTGGTTACCTGTCGCTGGCCTACACGCCGATGTGGGCGGAAAACATGACCGCCGGCCGCGGCTGGATCGCCCTGGCCCTGGTGGTATTCGCCAGTTGGCGCGTGTTCCGCGTGTTGCTCGGCGCCTACCTGTTCGGCCTGGCCAGCATCCTCCACCTGGTGGCGCAGGGCATCGGCCTGTCGATCCCGTCGAACCTGCTGGCCATGCTGCCCTACGTCGCCACCATCGTGGTGTTGGTACTGCTCTCGCGCGATGCGATCAAGACCCGGCTGTATGCGCCGGTGTCGCTAGGCCAGCCGTGGCAGCCGGGGCATTGACAGTCAATAGTCGCGGCTAAAGCCCCTCCCACAAGAACAGCGCCAACCTGTGGGAGGGGCTTTAGCCGCGACAGGTTTACTTCTCCCTAACCGGCCACAACTGCGCCACGCCCCAGGCCAGTTCGAAGACCAGGAAGATCGCGATCAGCGGCGTTGCGCCGTGCATCAGGGCGTAGATCTGCCAGGTGGAGAACAGCAGGCGACCAGCCGCGTCATAGCGACCGAACACTGCTTGCGGATCGCGAATACGCAGCACCGACCAGACGCAGATGATCGAGCCCATCAGGTTGCCCAGCAGCATATGCATCGGTTCGAAGGCCGGCAGCGCGCCCGGCAGGCCGAGGCCGTGATGCAGGCTTTGCAGCAGGCCATGCAGCGCCATGAAGCTCCAGGGCGTAACGAAGGCCGCGGCCACCAGCAGGTCATACCAGCCGCTGGCCCGTACCAGGCGACGATAGTGTTCGGGGGTCCACATGGGTGTTGCTCCAGTCATTGAAGGAGCACCCAGGCTAAGGCCTGGAGTATGCTCCAAGGTCAACACCCCACCGAGCGAAAAAATGCGAATCGGAGAACTGGCCGAAGCCTGCGACGTGAGCCGCGACACCCTGCGTTTCTACGAGCAACGCGGGCTGATCGCCGCGCGGCGTACTGCCAACGGCTACCGCGACTACCCCGTCGAGATGGTGCAACTGGTCACCTATATCAAGACCGCGCAGCGCCTGGGTTTCAGCCTTGGCGAGATCAGCCAG harbors:
- a CDS encoding IMPACT family protein, yielding MAFTLLGPCEYREEIRKSRFIALAAPVASAADAQAFIDSHSDLAASHNCWAWKVGNQYRFNDDGEPGGTAGRPILAAIEGQDCDQVVVLVIRWYGGIQLGTGGLARAYGGSAAKCLQAGERRELVVRQSFTCHLQFAELPLFKARLNEFDSLIESENYDATGARLQLAVAPAEHAALERLLGDISRGRESLQAP
- a CDS encoding methyl-accepting chemotaxis protein: MFFFNPVLTLMNRARYAHKFLLIFAVFMLPYCWLSVSKLLDVNATLEQSQHELEGLQTLEQYLPVYRQALEQAGMHVIGYARNKDDARQEIERRSQAFVGAIANLNASLEQGSFADMKLAESDPGFNADKKLSVQGLSSQMIEHVASVHDLGANMREIAAMSKLSQDSNPRIYRNIDLLLNQLLPLYEVLTQTRTYAGYMTAYGFLESSSRSAITNQLSTLQRYAGGIEAKGNAEAQQLMTSAARDAAEQYKREIVDTYTQSGYFDQNAVEHWLQRYESYAPQAAELDKAASLLLEETAGLLQARTDANLRELMLWAGALLVVIALLVYLFIGFYLSVRGAIRDLTSATRRMAEGDLRQRVQTAARDELGDLAQDFNEMQTRMSELIAQVARFSETTLDKAQSVSDSASTSQRSVERQANELELIATSMSELVSNVQEVSQNSHVTADKANTAGEKCREGRVQVDHAVSRINQLFSEMDDSIGAITSVEKESEEIAKAVDLIKSVAEQTNLLALNAAIEAARAGEQGRGFAVVADEVRSLAIRSHELTGEIDQTIGRLRQQVGSAVKTIRGSHQSAAQSVEQITLTANIFEQITGSMDQIIDHNIQIASAAEQQAAVVQGVEQNTLEIKSLSDSNAHEAQSTVNVSDELTGMTRDLHGLIANFKV
- a CDS encoding GNAT family N-acetyltransferase, translated to MEVNIGNDPALIRLAQGIRYQVFTCEQRIPAELDLDGLDEESYHALAIEQGEPIAMARLTLKEDGSSTIARVAVSEAYRSAGVASAVVQALMQHAQEIGATSIELHAHSHLKGYYEKFGFEFIKEVEIVGEHQLIEMRRQLART
- a CDS encoding DUF4234 domain-containing protein, coding for MDNLYQPPKAELLDEQSPSRNAFFVTSEKKLYLLNFATFGLYSLYWFYKQWDSQRATMLPKHIMPAARSLFQIFYTHSLCRLISERQQRQGLGSWDYSGTAWLYVLLLFVSNGLSRVDIQNGALDLLLLLGCVMAPALPLAQIQRQANQASGDEDGQSNARISGQNLLFIIPCALLWMLAVVGIFI
- a CDS encoding DUF922 domain-containing protein encodes the protein MKRTTAALLPLLWLALPAQAEIQEQLQEQYYDLHVTSGESLSRAIDQASPIRQNGQIYHAYTRWQVQWNFWWREQRDGRCQIDLTRTQLNATVTLPRLGGGDAQQRQRFEQYLNALREHELGHYRIGQAAAAEIDAALLQTPEYPSCAELQQQANQRANAILQRRGSTTSRPAMAVARAPG
- a CDS encoding LysR family transcriptional regulator → MSSRRPDPLAQVSDFEIRLLKLFRSVVECGGFSAAESALGIGRSAISQQMSDLEQRLGLRLCQRGRAGFALTEEGREVYQSTLQLLAALESFRTEVNGLHQHLRGELNIGLTDNLVTIPHMRITNALARLKVQGPDVRINIRMTPPSEVEQGVLDGRLHIGVVPQVGALSGLEYQPLYDERSLLYCAVGHPLFYVDDQQLEDERLNAQEAIAPTFRLPPEVQNHYQVLNCTASASDREGMAFLILTGRYIGYLPDHYAQAWVQQGRLRALKASSRFYDINLAAVTRKGRRAHLVLESFLEALAEA
- a CDS encoding TetR/AcrR family transcriptional regulator, with product MTFEVPAHSATGKPAGRIRQKNEEAIIKAAEEEFARHGFKGTSMNTIAQNVGLPKANLHYYFNNKLGLYLAVLSNILELWDSTFNNLSVEDDPAETLERYIRAKMEFSRRQPKASRIFAMEVISGGDCLSQYFNQNYLDWFRGRAAVFEGWIAAGKMDPVDPIHLIFLLWSSTQHYADFASQICRVKQCSRLTKQDFEEAADQLVQIILKGCGLTPAAKA
- a CDS encoding SDR family oxidoreductase, which encodes MTASRSILIIGASRGLGLGLAGEFAAQGWAVTATVRSAAQQAPLQALPGVRVEQLEMTDPDSLEQLAKRLSGQQFDVIFVNAGVAGPDHHSTAQASAEEMGQLFLTNAVAPLRVAERLLPNLAAGHGLIVFMSSILGSIETGAGLGMPLYGASKAALNHLAQCFVRTQDNPKLGVLLMHPGWVRTDMGGADAPLDIDSSCKGMVRQVSAAVGQPGLRYLDFEGNALPW
- a CDS encoding aspartate aminotransferase family protein, which encodes MNMPQTATPSLASQLKLDAHWMPFSANRNFQRDPRLIVGAEGSWLVDDQGRKVYDSLSGLWTCGAGHSRKEIQEAVAKQLGTLDYSPGFQFGHALSFKLAEQVADLMPGDLNHVFFTGSGSECADTAVKMAKAYWRLKGQASKTRFIGRARGYHGVNIAGTALGGIGGNRKMYGQLMDADHLPHTLQPGMAFTKGMAETGGVELANELLKLIELHDASNIAAVIVEPMSGSAGALVPPVGYLQRLREICTQHNILLIFDEVITGFGRMGKWSGAEFFGVTPDLMNVAKQITNGAIPLGAVIASSEIYNTFMQQPSPEHMIEFTHGYTYSAHPVACAAGLATLELLKRENLIQQSAELAPKFEAALHGLKGTKHIIDIRNCGLAGALQIAPRDGDAVIRPFEAGMALWKAGFYVRFGGDTLQFGPTFNAKIEDLDRVFNAVGDVLNKLD